Genomic DNA from Helicoverpa armigera isolate CAAS_96S chromosome 10, ASM3070526v1, whole genome shotgun sequence:
tgcatacaCATTTTTGTAATTCACTAAAAACTACCTTTAACTCCACAGAACTTTGTAGAACAGAACCCGCACTGGGAAACAGACTGGATGTCAGACCGTCAGAAAGCGTTTGAAAAGTTCCGCGCTACCAAGGGCAAGACTTCTGATGAGAAACCAGCTCAATACACGGCACATACCATCACATTCAACAAGGATGGCTTTCATACTAAACAGAGGAAAGATTCTCCCCCTCCCGTGGTagaagataagaagaaaaagaaggaTAAAAAGAAGAAGAGTAAGAGAAAGAGTAGTAGCAGCTCGTCCAGTGATTCCAGCAGTTCTGATAGCGAGCCTAAGAAGAAGAAGCTTACTAAAAGTAAGTCgctgattttgaatattttgatgttgtAGCCATTCAATGAAACAGCCagccgtttgacttaaaagctACGTTCAATCACTCATTTAGTGTTATGTATACTTGAGGTCCTTGAAACGTTCAACACTACAGTTGATTATAATACGCCTTATAATAGAAATAGTGCGGCGTCGAACGGCTTTTTCAGAGAGTTAGCTACGACATGAATAAAAATGCCCGTAATCTGTAAAAAATCTTGTATGAGGAATACAAGATTTTTCCCATTCCAATCTTTTTTACCTTGAGAATTGTTTGAATACTTCTAAGTTTtctatctattattttattatatctatatattttattacaatctttGTAGTTTTCCAGTGGCCATTAGTGTCTCGTTTTAAATAGTAAATGTTTTTTAGCTAAGAAATCAAAGATAAAGGTGGAGCCGCGCGATGACAAGTCGCTTACGGAGTGGATGTCCAACATACAGATGGACAAACTCAATGACAACGATAGGAAACTGTTGGACACGCTCAAGAGCAGGTAACATTACTTTTTGTTCACTAGAAATATGCTTTCATGTATACCTACAAACATTTAGAAAACATAATCCTAATACTaacgtttataaaaatatggggtttcactcgcgtctcgtgaatagtctagctttcccaacaaaagattttttcaaaaaggtCCAGTATTTTTGAAGTCTTCAGTAtacgaacaaataaaataatgattactctttttctttttttatgttagTAACTTTTCAACATTTAAAAGGATTGCATACCAACATTTTTTTCAATCGGTCCGGTAGTTCCAGAGTTTAgcctgtttaaaaaaatcttaaacttTCTAACATTTATTCGTGTATTTTCGTTTAGAATTAAGAAAGAGAAAGGGGATGAAGACAAGCGTAGATCACCGGACCATGGTGAACGAGAACGTTCCATCGCAGATGTGTCCAGGAAACTCAGGTttgtatatataaataatttaatttctttctgaTACATTTTAATTGGTCGTACATTCTTTTGTATCTAATGAAAAtgtaaaggagattgggcaagaatgtatgaagtttggtccaaatgtccaccacgaacgagacctatataattaaatagtccacttaatttagagtaacttttactgagaaagtaaaaaaaaaaacaatgccgaaaaaaagttatagccaaaactgtattcttaattttcggtagtttttgtatgttatcgttattattttttattttattccactaaGATTTCCgcattttatctaaaactaagatgagtaacacacatttgcatataaatagcccatatttttttgcccgatggatgtacgaatcactaaccaattgaggcgccagaagtgcttgaatatactcagcggttcctggatctaagaaagttggatgtaactggtggtgtcttctctcttataataaacaattctattttgtcaaaagtaacagaaagtacgaaaatctaatcgtaattgaaaaattgaaattgaaaaaatctataaaatgttttatttgattttgctataacttttttccgGCACTATATCTTTTTTTActctcataacaaaaaatgttctacatataacgggctatctagccatacaGGTcccgttcgtggtggacatttggaccggaatcgcccattgtcctttgatgtagtttgtaaaaaaaagtataatatataatataccaATTGGACCTGTTTACGTTATAAAGTATCGGCACGTGATAACTCAAAAGGTCTCAAAAACAccaaagtcaaaaaatatatttcctctAAAATATCGACGATACAGAGAAAGTGAACGTCGCACGCGCGACGAACGCGAGAGATCGCGCGACCGACGCGACACCTCGCGCGAGCGACGCGACGACTCGCGCCGCCGCGACACGCCGCCCAGGCAGGACGCCAAGAAGCCCGACATCAGGAAGATGCCCTTCATAGGTAACTATACACGACAGACAGGAGAGAAACTTGCCTTCAGATTTTGATATAATATGATAAGACCTAAAGGCaggataaaaaaattattatttcagattttggttttaataatatgtaatgaattggtttgcttttaaaaaaaaaatcataaatgaGTATGTAAATTAttccacattattttattagtgggATTTTTTTCCTTAGAATGTACCAAGCTGCTATAAAATACCCATAAAGTAGAATGGTTCCTTAAAAAGTTACCTGTTACTTTatagttacatatttttgtgctaataaatattataaataaaatataatttaacatttcaTCTTCCACAAATCATTTGTCATCCATACACATTACATACTCGTGCAACTGTTAGTACTGAACATATCTGTATAACGTGTCTGCTATAGGAAAAATGCCTGTTTACAAGCATTTGGGAAAGACTTCCAAAACCGAGGAACAGAAGAAAGAAGAGCAGAAGAAGAAGGAAGAGGAAGAAGTTACCAAAAAACGCAGAGAGGAGATGGATGCTGAGATACAGAAAAAGGTAAAAAGATCAGCATGTCAACTCTATTTTTTACATCAATAGTATTTAATGTCAAACATATAATATATTGTTGTCTTGTTTCGTAGAATTAAACAGATTAATAGGAGTTGTTAAATTCAACTCATAAAACCATTCATACTATGATTTAATCAAGTGTACGCGCACGCAACTACACCAATAGTACGGGCGTGATCGAGCATATGTAGTTTCTAGCCTACAGGCACCAACAGAGTTCCAGTGGACGCGGCTGCAAGCGTGGGCACGACAGTTATGTAGTGTGACGTTGCGTGTTCAGTGGTCaactttgtttgtaccctaagaTGTGTAGTTTGCGTGCCGCGGCGCTCGCATCCTCGGCCGCGCCACTCTCGCGCCTCGCTCTCACTCCGCCTTCACTGATGCTCCGCCCGCGAATTCAACTGCGACAACCTTGTCTTATTTATTCCGTCACACCCTATTATcataacacaaatattaaacaatatacataggtacatgttttACTGTTCCCAAAGGTGGCAGAGTTCAAGGAGAAGATAGCTCGTGCCCAGCTCGAGAGACAGCAGCAGGTGGACATCGGGCCGCCGGCGCTGGCGCTGCCCACACAGctggccgcgccgccgccgctcgccTACatgccgccgcccgcgcccgcgccgccgccgctcatGCCGTACGTACCCACTGCACTCTAACTCAGTCAAAGTCGCTCAGTTTACAAAGTTAAACCTACTTTAGATTCCATCAGAATCCCGCCTCATcttatggaaaaaaataatattagcatTCTTGTTAATCCTATGTATCTTGCtgaatttttatctttaatgactgtgacgtaaaagaaaataaaaatcatgcTTAAAGTTAGGGATGGTCTCAAGATCCGAAGGCGTTGTATCCACATTAACGAAGACAATTTCGTTCACAGACCTCAAACACCTCAACCGCCGCAGCCAACACTACCGAAAGACTTCCAGGAGGCTCTCGACATCATCTTCCCGACGGACGTCAAACCCGACTTATCTCAAGGCGACGGGCTGTTCCCGCTACCACCTGGTTTCGTCCCCGGCCTCGGTGGTGTCATGCCTCCTTTCCCTCCCCTTCCTTTAATGCAAACACAGATGACCCAAATGTTCGGCTTCGACTTAAACGCTTCCCTCTTCCAGCCGCGAACACAGTTGTACGATACACACGTTCCTTTAGTACCCAGCCCTAAGCCTAGACAGCAACATAACAAAAACAGGcataaacaacaacaacagcagcagCAACATCAGAAAAAACAGAATCAGAATCAGAACCAGAACCAGAATCCCCCTCCAAAGGCCCCCACTCCCGTAACGAGGGAGGAAGAAAACGGAAATGTTGCCAAGAAGAAGGAGGAAATGGATGACCTGGCAATGCTGGGTATCGACGCATCTGATGTCGGCTGCATCTAGAACTTTCTTTTTCCGGTCCTTTGAGACGCATACTCACCGTGCCTAACCTTTGATTGACGCCAAAGTTAACCTCTTCCTATCAATTCTAAACTAATTATAATTCATATACAAGCCACGTCCCTGGTTCTCGCTAAACTTTTTGTCATGACGGAACATTGCGCGAGTCATGCGTGGTGGTTTCGCGGTAACTGTAACTCTGCACGTCTTAAGTCATTTCATGGCAGAATAGGTTTTGTCCGTACATTTCGACTGCTCAGTAGTCACTTAAGGCTAACTTAACTGGGGTTGCAAGGGTATTTGACTACTACATTCGAATATAAGGTCTGCTGAAAGTGCAGCAGTATGTCACATTTATTACCAACGgtatttagtattttatgtattttgtttgactAAGAAAGAATTGTCCCCTTTATTAATAAGCTCATTAGCAGAgcttaataaatgttttatgggTGTTAGATTTAACTACAGGCGTATGTTACTGAAATCCTAATTTAATTTAGGTTtgcaatacaataattataagtCTTTCATGATTTGACCGTTGCATTTTTGACTTAGTGCACTATAGATGCACTTAGGCATGTTTAAGTTGTTGTGATCCTTTAAACCGAATCAATATATATAATGATTAACTGTTTAAAAATTGATGGACTTAAAAATcgacaaaaaaacacaaatgttGCCCAATTTAACAAAATGATTCATAGGATGGTATATAGTATGGCATCTCTGAATTAATCTCtttttttgtgtataaaaatgttaatcatttcttttttttgtctTTCTTTTACTATGGTAGGCTATGTTTATTGTAgcttaattaattgtttagaaTATTGACTAAAGGCTATGTGAAATATCAAATTGACCATTGAGGGTGTTGGAATAAGGTTCAAAGTTCTAacaaatcaatttaattaagttGAACTTACATATGTTTACATGAGAAATAAATGTCATGTTAAAATAATTGGATGTTTTTACTTCATTTCAGTTCTTCCTCTTCTTATGCGGGCTTCAAAGCTATAGCTCCGTTATAGCCTATTAATACTAGCTTTCCTAGTATTAATAGGCTATATACTAGCTTTTCTAGTATTAATAGGCTATATTGGTACAAAAAATCATACAAAAAGGCTggtaaaatatgtttatgtattaaGAAATGGAATTGTTAACgattctgaaataaaattggaatgaaTAGTGATACATTTTCACCTGTCATTTGCCTCACAGGAAAATCTTTTTCCTCATTTAGTAGCTTCGTGTGGGATAAATCCCTCAATGTTTTTATAGGTAGACACACTGCAGTTCAGTCACCTAACAAAATGTGAGtttttcatttactttaatgtacctacctacgtcaCGTTTGCATCTGAAGGATTAATGACTGCTTTTATACAGGCGCTGGAGACGACGGATTAATGCCCTGTTACCATTGGGCAGAGTTGTTctgtaaacatttaaaaatacacaaatcaaTTTTAGcctgacccgggaatcgaacccctaAATCCTTGCAGTGCAGACTTGCAGACCTTTGCAGTGTGAAACCATCGAGATATCTAGCATTCTTTATTCtcaaaaaaaggtaaaaaaaaataattaaattgttaatttatcgTCACGCGTTTTTGCTTCAAAAACTTCTAAGTTCAGCCTCATTGTTATATTAATGATAAGGCGGAGTTCACGCATCCCCGCCGAACATAAACAGCGGTATCGTGAACGTGACCTAATGTATTAGCTGATAGCGATAAGACATCTCGCGAGCAACATCATTCACTGTTACGTCATCATGATGACTGTGGCCTAAACACCATGAGATGGCAGAAAACAACgactatgaaataaaaatagacggCAAATAAACTAGTTTGGTGAGTACTTAACTAATCATAGTTCAATGATGATAGAATGAGTGAAAAGCTGTGTTCATGATGATGggcatatttttaaaaacatatttgtaaagGGTGTTTGTGTTTAAAACGTCCATGTGAACTTAAGTTTTAGCGCATCCTAAGCATTTAACCCAACCACTAACTCAAAGATTACTAACGCATTAGCGATTCCAAATatcttctattattatttaaaaagccaCGTTAATTTCGATCACGATACTTTTTAGTTTCATAACATTCAGTTCCGCGTTAAGCTCAATAATGTGTGTTATCTTAAATTTTAGATAAATGTAGCACTGTCATTGTATCATTAACTTATTATAAATGAAcgatacaatgtttttaatttttataattgaacTGACTCAGAATGCGAATATTACCTAAATGCTGGTAAAAGTTAATGAGAGTTATAAGAACTACCAGGAATCAATTGAAACATACTATCTATTCGTTGTTCgtatctatgtacctacctgttaTCTTTCTGAGATAATCTAACCTTTACTCCTACGAGGTTTGAAGAACAGTCCCCTATTCAATTTTCAGTACACAGGTCGGTACTTAAGTTTCAATagcacaaattaaattaaattcccGAACACTCCGCATAAGATTGTAGTTTCATAACGTCCTCTTATAAgctaaaagaaaaactaatgcTTGGTTGTCTTAACCGCGGAAAACTACCTACTTAGTTCGTGTTCCTCGTGTAGCTGACAAAAGCCCTATACCATAATCAGAACACAGTGTAAATgcaactgtttttctttaactGAAGATTCAATATCGTAAAGCAAGGCCAAGAAAAGCCTAGACACCTAGCAATCACAGagtaacagtaaataatattaattttcgttATTACACTAGTATCACACACATTTGTTTTCCACCAGTGTCTAGGAAAGCGTTCGAGTGTGCACACAACGGTTATAATTCGTGTCGTCTGAGAACCGCAATCAGTCAGATTCGCGACGTCTTCGCGGCCACTCCACTTTACCTCGTAAGTTAATTTTACGTGACTTTATAAACACGAGACCAACTGTGATACAGtgagcaaaaaaataacaagttacataaataaaatctttcaaTTTTTGATTTTGGACAAAAACATTTTGGTATGCGTTCCACTCTTACTTTTAATGTTATGGACTATATTTCCATTGATTTATCAAATACAATACCATAACGAAAACTGATGCAATATGTTATGAGTTTACATGTGCCATGTTATAATTGATTACACATTAACACCTCTTCGTAACATTATTTACTTCAGTCGGGAATTGAACCTACGACCTGTTTTGATGTTTTCATTGACGAATGAAATATTGAATGAAGCTACGCATTGATTGTCTGATTGTAAACATGTTATTCAAATAAGATGAGAATTATACACATTTATACgctttaataatttagttacgCATAAGAATTTTGTTGTTTCACCTAGATTACATAATCGGTTCTATAtctgtacctaataataatatttttcaaaattgattataattaatgtttcgTTATTTCAAATGATCCAAATTATTGGGATGTCCCGGAATTCGAACTCGAGTCAGTAGTCTCGCTTTCGACGACTACGCCAACGAGTTAATTTTGTCTTCATTATAACTCTACTTTATCACGATGACAGGCGATTTTATCGTATTGCCACCTAAAGCCAATTCATGTATGAACAGGAAATATCGATCCAAAACAATTTAAGTATCGCAATCTCTCGAGATACAGTGAATCAATGTTCGAGCGGTGAATCTGTTATCATGTCTGATAAAGAGAgaacaacataatattattgccATTGCATCATCTTGCGTCAGTGGCATTTAGGATGAAAATAAGAGTAGCCGGGTTTGGAAAACAGGGCTTCGTAAGGCTCCcagaattttttaaaacttgtttGAGTTCACAAACGCCaatattataatacctatacgCCGAAACTCTATTCCAAAGCTTACCAATATATAATTTTGACcccataaaatacaaaaaaaaaaaacaatgggaAAGTTTAAAAATCTAGCCAGTTACCAATTTTAAGGAATTTCTCTCCCTATTTCATCAATTCTCTATTCTCCCTTCAGTAAACCATGTCAGCCGATCAAGTTTTCCACTCGAGATCTGAAGGTATACCTTCGGAGGGAGTAAAGGATCAGTATGCAGATGGCAAGGCGGCCAGGACTTGGAACAAATTCATCGGAGACAGCAACCAGAGGACACAGAACTATAAGGACTTCTTGATCGGCCTGCTCAGGAAGAATGGCTGCAAGAAGGTTCTGGACACAGCTTGCGGTACTGGGTAAGATTCATTGAACTTTTTTACCTTGCAATAGGTAGACGGTGTAAACTGAACCCGAATCCCCAAGAAACCCTTCAGAAGTACGGAGTTATAAAACTCCCACTTGAGTGCAGCACATTACAATATACCCGTGCCCTATTCCTCAAATAGAAACAGAAGTCATTCTGCAACTTTTCCATTTTCACAGTATCTTTCACTTATAACCAGTTTTCAAGACAGCTTATTTCAGTTTTCAGATCACTTcgcaattaataatattaatatcaatagGTATCATTCATCACCGATGTTTTGTAATCAAGACGAGATATTTAGCAAACGCGATAATGTCTCATTTGTCGATATTGTATGTAAACAAGACTTATATTATCTTTGAACTTTGCCAGTTATACGACAACAGATTTTACTGACGAAATCCGGTATTGCGAACAGTTAAGTTTCATGAAATTTTATCGGATAACTAAACATGCTGCTGAATTCAAGCTTTCGCTAGTAGATATAGAAAGCAGCTTTCTTGATTTATCTACTAAACATTTTTGCGAATCCTGGAGTACCTAACTTTTAAGAACGTTACTGAAATTGTGATAAGGTATCTCAAATATGTGAACTTGATGCTATATGGTCTAATTCTAATAGCAAGTCTGTATGACCTCAGAACACTTACGACACAGTTAGCAAGACTGACAATAAGGTAGTGAAAGTAACCGCTACTGACGAATGTAGgatcgaataaaaaatacattatgacTACCTTTCGTGATAGGAACGAAATACATGTTAAGAAAGACATCTAAACTTGGAAGCCCTCGGTTATCAAAAGTTATCTTCTTATATCAGTGTTACATTGTAATGAAACTATGAACAAATAGCATTCTTTGAATGCGTTTCAACACTTCATATATTATGAAACTCTCATTCCGGGGAACCCCGTAACGTTACAAAGTTGCAATCGTAAAAGTCGGCCAGTGAACCTCATTTTCTCCCAAAGTGCTTAGATACTTCCAACCTCTTTGAATTGAACAAATTTGAATGTTACAGAATAGACTCGATGATGCTGGTAGACGAAGGCTTCAAGCTGGTGTCAGTGGATGCTTCAGACAAGATGTTGAAGCACGCGCTCAAGGCCCGGTGGGACAAGAGGAAAGACTCCAAATACGACGAATGGAGTAGGTACCAATCCTCTAATTAACTGGACGTTTTTCGGTAGAATCTGTTGAATGTAACGAACTATTGAGagcaattaggtacctactttcacaACCAAGTATTTCCCTATGCAGCTCTTCAGAGTTTAGGaggaaaaaaatgcaataagaaAAGTTCAGAATAAAATTCCCAATGattcatttaaattgtatgCACCATAACTTCATATAAAggtaattaaataggtataggAAGTTTATGAAATATGTCATTGGGTAAATGAAATTCCAAAAGACTATATTATCGATAGGTACataaagcaacaaaaaaaaacaaaacagtcatttttataatttgttttctcTTTACAGTTATCGAAGAAGCGAATTGGGAAACTCTACCTCGTGACATTCAGTCCTTCTTACCCGGTACCAAGTTCGACGCTGTCATCTGCCTTGGAAACTCCTTCGCCCATCTTTTAGACGAGTATGGCGACCAGAGAATGCAGAAAATGTGCCTTAGGAACTTCGCGGAATGTCTGAAACCCGGCGGTTTGCTGTTCATTGACCACAGGAATTATGATGCCATGATTGATAGCGGGGCTACTCCTGGACActctatttattataatgtaagtatgaATTCTGTGGGTCCCTACTGTATTTCAATCCATCTTCAATCTCTTTCAATCTGCACGTTCCGGGACACAAGGGTACAGATCCGAGTAGGTAGGTGCCCACTGGAATCACGAATTTCTAAGTAGGAGCCTAATAGATGAGCTTTTAGAACAGGCATAGGTAATGCCGTGTGATCGTCATACCATGTTCACTGCTTAACTCCATATTGAATT
This window encodes:
- the LOC110374189 gene encoding zinc finger matrin-type protein CG9776 yields the protein MSRDHRKDNRSFYNRDRAREWDRERDRERERERERDRDRDRERPNRDHHDYRARPMRKRSRTPPRRDDVDKRRSRSPRKNDKDLLDENILSEISKLPEPSELWDNQFQQETFAAAPPPPSFAPTEPALASTSYPSSYQPSYSGIYDDFPSVGGVPPAPLPPDMAAWNQMSLPPPPTATPAPFLNNIEDQIKKEAAIESEMRHQKAALSKQREDYIKKSNILKKEMETLKDQRNELRGDAKRSPSPDTKRFLKENTKLQLEIQNKLKTIYNVVDMLNGIIGEEAPDIPDDDADSAERKRKSRSPSNKKFNYVYYDPEMHWCRVCNEFPPTAKDYLNHLHSPAHHKMAAAHMEAPWHTVAGVNEGFPSFPAAPTKRTPIKGLQFFVPSTAWYCKLCDQFIGDLHCASAHLKSVVHSKNYTNFVEQNPHWETDWMSDRQKAFEKFRATKGKTSDEKPAQYTAHTITFNKDGFHTKQRKDSPPPVVEDKKKKKDKKKKSKRKSSSSSSSDSSSSDSEPKKKKLTKTKKSKIKVEPRDDKSLTEWMSNIQMDKLNDNDRKLLDTLKSRIKKEKGDEDKRRSPDHGERERSIADVSRKLRESERRTRDERERSRDRRDTSRERRDDSRRRDTPPRQDAKKPDIRKMPFIGKMPVYKHLGKTSKTEEQKKEEQKKKEEEEVTKKRREEMDAEIQKKVAEFKEKIARAQLERQQQVDIGPPALALPTQLAAPPPLAYMPPPAPAPPPLMPPQTPQPPQPTLPKDFQEALDIIFPTDVKPDLSQGDGLFPLPPGFVPGLGGVMPPFPPLPLMQTQMTQMFGFDLNASLFQPRTQLYDTHVPLVPSPKPRQQHNKNRHKQQQQQQQHQKKQNQNQNQNQNPPPKAPTPVTREEENGNVAKKKEEMDDLAMLGIDASDVGCI
- the LOC110374194 gene encoding glycine N-methyltransferase, with the translated sequence MSADQVFHSRSEGIPSEGVKDQYADGKAARTWNKFIGDSNQRTQNYKDFLIGLLRKNGCKKVLDTACGTGIDSMMLVDEGFKLVSVDASDKMLKHALKARWDKRKDSKYDEWIIEEANWETLPRDIQSFLPGTKFDAVICLGNSFAHLLDEYGDQRMQKMCLRNFAECLKPGGLLFIDHRNYDAMIDSGATPGHSIYYNCKYPVDIKTSVLVVSGKPQLVALDYCITTDDSNNEKSEFRLCYFPHKLEKFTQMLDEAFDNRATHKIYADFKPLSEVKVPSFYIHVLEKARD